Proteins from a single region of Strix aluco isolate bStrAlu1 chromosome 5, bStrAlu1.hap1, whole genome shotgun sequence:
- the TES gene encoding testin → MDLESKVKKMGLGHEQGFGAPCLKCKDKCEGFELHFWRKICRNCKCGQEEHDVLTSNEEDRKVGKLFEDTKYTTLIAKLKNDGIPMYKRNVMILTNPVPAKKNISINTVTYEWAPPVQNQTLARQYMQMLPKEKQPVAGSEGAQYRKKQLAKQLPAHDQDPSKCHELSPNEVKQMEQFVKKYKNEALGVGDVKLPGEVETRATDKNNLNNGDRGTSAAVGAMEDKSPDRKASQYSCYRCKLNMKEGDPAVYAERAGYDKLWHPACFVCCTCSELLVDMIYFWKNGNLYCGRHYCDSEKPRCAGCDELIFSNEYTQAEGQNWHLKHFCCFDCDCVLAGEIYVMVNDKPVCKPCYVKNHAAICQGCHNAIDPEVQRVTYNNFNWHATQECFLCSCCSKCLIGQKFMPVEGMVFCSVECKKKMMS, encoded by the exons aaaaatatgccGCAACTGCAAATGTGGCCAGGAAGAGCATGATGTCCTCACAAGCAATGAGGAAGATCGGAAAGTAGGGAAACTCTTTGAAGATACAAAATACACAACCCTTATTGCAAAGCTGAAGAATGATGGCATTCCCATGTATAAACGCAATGTAATGATACTGACTAATCCTGTGCCAGCCAAGAAGAACATATCCATCAATACTGTGACTTATGAGTGGGCTCCTCCTGTTCAGAATCAGACACTT GCTAGACAGTATATGCAGATGCTACCAAAGGAGAAGCAGCCTGTCGCTGGCTCGGAAGGCGCGCAGTACAGGAAGAAGCAGTTGGCTAAGCAGCTGCCTGCTCACGATCAGGATCCTTCAAAATGCCACGAGCTCTCCCCCAATGAGGTTAAGCAGATGGAACAATTTGTGAAGAAGTACAAAAACGAGGCGCTTGGCGTAGGAGATGTCAAGCTCCCTGGTGAGGTGGAAACGAGAGCTACTGACAAGAATAACTTGAACAATGGTGACAGAGGCACTTCAGCTGCTGTAGGAGCGATGGAGGACAAGTCCCCAGATCGGAAGGCATCTCAGTAT TCCTGCTATCGCTGCAAACTGAACATGAAAGAAGGTGACCCAGCTGTCTATGCAGAACGTGCTGGATATGACAAATTGTGGCACCCAGCTTGTTTTGTCTGTTGCACCTGCAGTGAACTTCTAGTAGATATGATCTATTTCTGGAAGAATGGTAACCTGTACTGTGGAAGACATTATTGTGATAGCGAAAAACCCCGCTGTGCTGGATGTGATGAG CTGATATTCAGCAATGAATATACTCAAGCAGAAGGTCAAAACTGGCACCTGAAACACTTCTGCTGTTTTGACTGTGATTGTGTTTTGGCTGGGGAAATCTATGTAATGGTGAATGACAAGCCAGTCTGCAAACCCTGCTACGTGAAGAACCATGCTGCA ATCTGCCAAGGCTGTCATAATGCTATAGATCCAGAAGTTCAGCGTGTGACATACAACAACTTCAACTGGCATGCTACGCAGGAATGCTTCTTGTGTTCCTGTTGCAGCAAGTGTCTAATTGGTCAGAAGTTCATGCCAGTGGAAGGGATGGTCTTTTGCTCAGTGGAATGTAAGAAAAAGATGATGTCTTAA